One window from the genome of Cricetulus griseus strain 17A/GY chromosome 2, alternate assembly CriGri-PICRH-1.0, whole genome shotgun sequence encodes:
- the Dnajb7 gene encoding dnaJ homolog subfamily B member 7, whose protein sequence is MVDYYEVLGVQRYASTEDIKRAYRKVALKWHPDKNPENKEEAEQKFKEVAEAYEVLSNSEKRNIYDKYGKEGLNGGGSHLDDESEYGFTFHKADDVFKEIFGERDPFSFHFFEDSLEDLLSSSRIANESRSQGIGSPFSRARACDHSVFARLSSYDTGYTSYVSLGHESLASFSSLAFDDTGMGNCIPITHSGKIVNGRNINTRKTFEKHQEREAEDDVELRSFLVNSVADEEGFAGKHNWRRRAFNSYSPNYYSPPNISQYNFVDNNEQSTPWVTTKKDPSIFSAGFKEGGRRKKKKHKEGQKKKPNKRNR, encoded by the coding sequence ATGGTGGACTACTATGAAGTTCTAGGAGTGCAGAGATACGCATCAACAGAGGACATTAAAAGAGCTTACCGTAAAGTGGCACTTAAATGGCATCCTGataaaaatccagaaaacaaagaggaagcagaacaaaaattcaaagaagttgCTGAGGCATATGAAGTATTATCTAACAGTGAAAAACGGAATATTTATGACAAATATGGCAAGGAAGGATTAAATGGAGGTGGAAGTCATCTTGACGATGAAAGTGAGTATGGTTTCACATTCCATAAGGCAGATGATGTCTTTAAGGAAATTTTTGGTGAAAGGGACCCGTTTTCATTTCACTTCTTTGAGGACTCGCTTGAGGACCTTCTGAGCAGCTCAAGGATCGCTAATGAAAGCAGAAGCCAAGGCATAGGATCCCCTTTCTCCCGTGCACGTGCCTGTGACCACTCAGTGTTTGCCAGGCTGTCCTCTTATGACACAGGATATACGTCTTATGTTTCACTGGGGCATGAGAGCCTTGCTTCATTCTCTTCCCTGGCATTTGATGATACTGGGATGGGCAATTGCATACCAAttacacattcaggcaaaattgTTAATGGAAGAAATATCAATACAAGGAAAACTTTTGAGAAGCATCAAGAAAGAGAAGCTGAAGATGATGTTGAGTTGAGATCCTTTCTTGTAAATAGTGTGGCAGATGAAGAGGGCTTTGCAGGAAAACATAACTGGAGAAGACGGGCATTCAACAGTTACTCACCAAATTACTACAGTCCCCCAAATATATCTCAATATAATTTTGTGGACAATAATGAACAAAGTACACCTTGGGTCACCACCAAGAaggatccttccattttctcagcAGGATTCAAAGAAGGTGgcaggagaaaaaagaagaagcataAAGAGGGGCAGAAGAAGAAGCCAAACAAAAGGAATCGCTAA